The following coding sequences lie in one Apium graveolens cultivar Ventura chromosome 3, ASM990537v1, whole genome shotgun sequence genomic window:
- the LOC141711653 gene encoding TPR repeat-containing thioredoxin TTL1-like, with product MSHSGKINSEGGLNTLADRFKKSLKYDHKRNDNDKNGDVNKPDFRELDLGSPVSPLRPNVVATSSRSSSSSSSSSGSFSGRNDQNPVPKKSDSGSTTTNSGELSGSGRNSPTFSGRIKKQPVTRSSDSGGSHSNLVYSGGGSVSSPPANVLPAGNICPLGKSLKADVSVGRSSRPDVLGTGRGHYGHGSIMRGGGSVKFDGGSGSGGVGKSRGGELGGKGGMCGDGEELKRLGNEEYKKGHFSEALSLYDRAIAISPENAACHYNKAAALIGLKKLGMAVRECEEVLRLDPGYVRAHHRLGSLYLCLGQVENARRHICFTGIQPDPIELQKLQAVEMHLSKCTGARRIGDWKVVLKEADAAVASGADASPQLFACRAEALLKLRQYADAELSISKSPKVGTSSLSCSQTKFFGMLSEAYFLLVRSQIDMSMGRFDSAVTSVEKAAQLDPQSAEVSALLTNVRSVARARTRGNDLFKSERFTEASAAYGEGLRLNPSCSVLYCNRAACWYKLGQWERSLDDCNHALDIQPNYTKALLRRAASNSKLERWVEAVRDYDVLRKELPNDNDVAEALFHAQVGLRKSRGEEVHNMKFGGDVELVSGLEQFRAAISSPSASVVHFKSASDLQCNQISPFVDSLCSRYPSINFLKVDVQDSPGIANAENVKLVPTFKIYKNGSRLKEMICPSPEVLESSVRHYSF from the exons ATGTCACATTCCGGGAAGATTAATTCAGAGGGAGGCCTAAATACACTTGCAGATCGGTTTAAAAAGTCTTTAAAATATGATCATAAGAGAAATGATAATGATAAAAATGGTGATGTTAATAAGCCTGATTTTAGAGAGCTGGATCTGGGCTCTCCGGTGTCTCCGTTAAGGCCCAATGTAGTGGCTACTAGTAGTAGAAGCAGTAGTAGTAGCTCTAGCTCTTCCGGATCTTTTTCGGGTCGGAATGATCAAAACCCAGTTCCTAAAAAGTCTGATTCCGGCAGTACTACTACTAATTCCGGCGAGTTATCCGGGTCGGGTCGTAACTCACCGACATTTTCGGGTCGGATCAAGAAACAACCCGTGACCCGTAGTTCGGATTCTGGTGGGTCCCATTCCAATCTGGTGTATTCCGGTGGGGGGTCGGTGAGTTCGCCGCCGGCTAATGTTTTACCGGCCGGGAATATTTGTCCGTTGGGGAAAAGCTTGAAAGCTGATGTGTCGGTGGGACGGAGTTCGAGACCGGATGTTTTGGGTACTGGGAGAGGGCATTATGGTCATGGGAGCATAATGCGTGGCGGTGGGAGTGTGAAATTTGATGGCGGTAGTGGTTCTGGTGGTGTTGGGAAATCGCGGGGCGGAGAATTGGGAGGGAAGGGGGGAATGTGTGGTGATGGGGAAGAATTGAAGAGGTTAGGGAATGAGGAGTATAAAAAGGGACATTTTTCGGAGGCTTTGAGTTTGTATGATAGGGCAATTGCGATTTCGCCTGAGAATGCAGCTTGTCATTATAACAAAGCTGCTGCTTTGATTGGTTTGAAGAAGTTAGGAATGGCTGTGAGGGAATGTGAAGAGGTTTTGAGGTTGGATCCTGGATATGTTCGAGCTCATCATCGATTAGGGTCTCTTTATCTTTG TCTTGGACAGGTTGAGAATGCTAGGAGGCACATATGTTTTACAGGGATCCAACCAGATCCAATTGAATTGCAGAAGTTGCAAGCAGTAGAGATGCATTTGAGTAAGTGTACCGGTGCCCGGAGAATTGGTGACTGGAAAGTTGTATTGAAGGAGGCTGATGCTGCAGTTGCTTCCGGAGCTGATGCTTCTCCTCAG CTGTTTGCCTGTAGAGCAGAGGCACTATTAAAACTTCGGCAATATGCTGATGCAGAATTAAGCATTTCGAAGAGTCCTAAAGTTGGAACATCTTCATTGTCCTGCTCACAGACAAAGTTTTTTGGAATGCTTTCGGAAGCTTATTTTCTTTTAGTCCGTTCTCAAATTGACATGTCAATGGGAAG GTTTGATAGTGCTGTTACATCTGTTGAGAAAGCTGCACAACTAGATCCCCAGAGTGCTGAGGTTTCAGCTTTGCTGACTAATGTCAGGTCAGTGGCAAGAGCTCGTACTCGTGGAAATGATCTCTTCAAATCTGAAAGATTTACAGAAGCTTCTGCTGCGTACGGGGAAGGTCTAAGGCTTAATCCTTCCTGTTCAGTTCTTTATTGTAACAGAGCTGCTTGTTGGTATAAACTTGGGCAATGGGAGCGATCTCTTGATGATTGCAACCATGCTCTTGATATTCAGCCAAATTATACAAAAGCGCTCCTCAGAAGGGCTGCCTCAAACAGCAAG CTTGAGCGATGGGTTGAAGCCGTCAGAGATTACGATGTTCTGAGGAAAGAACTTCCAAATGATAACGATGTTGCTGAGGCTTTGTTTCATGCCCAGGTTGGGCTTAGGAAATCCCGTGGAGAAGAAGTTCATAATATGAAGTTTGGTGGGGATGTGGAGTTGGTATCAGGTCTGGAGCAGTTCAGAGCTGCAATATCTTCTCCTA GTGCTTCCGTTGTTCACTTTAAATCGGCATCAGACCTCCAATGCAACCAGATATCTCCATTTGTTGACAGTCTGTGCAGCCGATATCCATCTATAAATTTTCTCAAG GTTGATGTGCAAGACAGCCCTGGAATTGCTAATGCCGAGAACGTGAAACTCGTACCAACATTTAAAATTTACAAGAATGGAAGCCGGTTAAAAGAAATGATCTGCCCAAGTCCAGAGGTGTTGGAGTCTTCTGTGAGGCATTACAGTTTTTAG